TGTTCATCAACCATTAAGTCACCAAAAATAGGATGGTTAAAAAAAGCAGGATTTATTCTGTCTAACGTTTTTCCATTGCTGTGTAGAATTAGTTCTGGGGTGCTACTATTTGGGATACTTATGCATAACAGAAAGGTGAGCAATATTTTCATGAAGATTCACCACCATCAATTTGATACAGCTTGTAATAAAATCATTCATCGTAAGAACTGTTCTCTGTTATTGTGAAATAAATGGACCTATTCAATAGCTTGAAATAAAAGGTAATTATTAAGTGGAACATGAAGTGGGTTAGTATTTTGTCGTACCAAGTGCAGAAATTACCGAACCAATTGCTTGAATCCAACTCCCCACCACATTTAATTTCGTTGCTTCTTGTCCCTTTAGTTCAAGTGTCCCAGAAATGGCTTGTAGTGAATTACCGATGACTTGGAGTAGGTTTCCGTATAGACTATAAGCTAATTCAATAGATGGATCTTTATTGAATACATCCCCTAAAGCGGTGCCACCTCCAAGAGCTTGTAACAAATTCCCTTGGATGTCTAACAATTGTTTCTTTACTTCATTAAATTCAATGATGATTCCAGAAATAACCACTAAATTCCCGATTGACTGGATTTGATTACCAAACTTATTAAGAGTGAATTTTTCCTCTGCATCGGCTGCAAGTGCATTTCCAGAGGCTTGTAGTTCATTTCCCCATAGATTAAGTGCCAATAGTTTTTCTTCTGATATGTTTTCAAATGGTGTACTACCAATTGCGGAGAGAACCGTTCCAATCGCTTGCACCCAGGCAGCAAAAATATCCTTAGTTCGATTATCCATAAAAACCTCCCTCTTTATCTGAATGTTAATAGTATATGGAAGGAAAGGCTTGTTGACATAGCACTTGGACCAAAAAAGGGCATAATTTTTAGTACAACATCCTTTGAAAATGCAGTTATCGCAGATTTTGTGCTTTTCGAATCAGTTAATAAACAGTGATAATGCTTTTTTCGGCGCATTTTTTCGTCTATTTTTGAGGGATAATCAACAGCAAAATGGAGGATTCAATCTAGAATTAGACAAAGGAGATACATTGGCTACGAAAAGAACCTAATATATATATGTGTTTGTAAAAAAATGATTTTCGCATCAGTATACACACCGTGAAAAAGATAGGTTATGGGCTTCTTTTGATATTGGTTTCTCAAGAAACTATAAGAAGAAATGTGCCGATCTTAGTCATTAGAAGTAAATATATCCTGCTACTAAAAGCCTCTTACAAAAAAACATTCGAAGGGAAATTGATTTTTCATAGGGATATCATGCCACGAACGAAAAACAGCCTATTTAGCTGTTTTTTTGGAAAATAAGGAGATAATATTCGGTGTTTATTAAAGGAATTGTAATCAGAATACTTCGATAGAGGCTTTTAGAGCCTTCTGTTGCGAGAAGTAAAGCTACTGTGATTTTATATTTTCACTTTCATCATAGGAGATAAGATTTGAGTTACAGTGGCTTGCTGCATATTGGCATTGGAGTGGTAAATATCTGATATAGATTGATAGGCATTTTGGACATTTTCCCCATCAATGACAAGAGTCATTTCTTTAGGTGATAACATAAGTAAGAAGGAAACGAGCTTAGGAAGTGATTTTATTAAAAGTAATCTTTGGTTGTTTTTTAGATAAATGTTTCCGTTATAGTGTTTAGTGAATTGATAGAATTGAACAATTTTATTCATCGTAAGTGGCTGAGTAAAATTCAAATTTACAGATAGCATTTCTTTCATTTTTTATTCCACCTTTACTATTTAGTAGTAGTCCATATATAACCTTTCACGTGGGAAATGAAACCATTCATAAGGATTTTTCATTTTTTTTCTTTATTACACTCTAATGTCACTCTAGGAAAAGTGCAATAAGACTACCTTCTCAAGATTATTGTCCTAACCCCAAAATAACACTGTTTTCTAAAAGCGTTTATTATTAGGCTCTTTTCGTATACTATGTTGCTATTGGCACAAAGAAAAAACAGGCAATAAGGTTTTTTCGACTGATTTCTTACTTTTTA
Above is a genomic segment from Bacillus sp. 2205SS5-2 containing:
- a CDS encoding DUF6944 family repetitive protein; protein product: MDNRTKDIFAAWVQAIGTVLSAIGSTPFENISEEKLLALNLWGNELQASGNALAADAEEKFTLNKFGNQIQSIGNLVVISGIIIEFNEVKKQLLDIQGNLLQALGGGTALGDVFNKDPSIELAYSLYGNLLQVIGNSLQAISGTLELKGQEATKLNVVGSWIQAIGSVISALGTTKY